From the genome of Haloplanus vescus:
ATCGTCTGTGACACGCCGGATATGCCCGACACGTATCTGGGCAACCGCGAGCGGGCGGACATGTATCGATTCGCGCAGACCCACGCCGACGAGTTCACGACGAAGATGGGCGAGACGGACGATTTCGAGGCGTGGCTGACGGCCGTGAAGACGGCGCGCATCCTCCACGAGTGGACGGCGGGGACGGGTGCCGAGGAATTGGTCGAGCGGTTCCGCATTGGCCCCGGCGACTTGGAGTCTCGAATCGAGCGCGCCGAGTGGTTACTGGGCGCGGCGGATGCCATCGCGCGCGTCGTCGACGCCGACGCGGACGTGCCGTTCAGAGACTGTCGCGCGCGGCTCTAATTACTCCCCACCGCCGCCACCGGGCAGTCGCTTCCGGTAGCGATAGACGAGGCCCCCGGCCACCGCGAAGGGCGTGAGGAAGACGAGCAGGTACGGGGCGACGTACGCCCCGGCGACGACTGTCGCACGGAGGACGACGCCGACGCCGTGGACGGATTCGAGAAACGCCGCGACGACGGGCGTGTCGTACCAGTGGTCGGGCGCCGGGCGGTCGGGACGGGGTTCGACCATCTCGACGGTGATGGTCGAGTAGGCGACGCGACGCTGGAGGTTCTGGAGTTGCGCTTCCGTCTGCTCGATTTCCGTCTGCACCTCGGAGAGCCGTTTTTCGACGGCGAGCACGTCTTCGGTGTCGTTGGCGTTCTGATAGAGTTGGCGGAGGCGGTCACGCTGGGCGCGGAGGTTGTCGAGGCGAGCCTGCAGGTCGACCACTTGATCGGTCACGTCCTGAGTCGAGGTTCGCGATTCGAGGACGGTCCCTTCGCGCTCGACGAGGGTCATCGTCCGCGAGAAGTTGTCGGCGGGGACCCGGAGGACGACTTGGCCGGAGGACCACGACGCGCCGTCGCTGTCGTGGACTTGCTGGGTGGTGTCGGCGACGTAGCCACCGCGGGCCTCGACGGCGGCCGTCAGGTTCGAGCGCGACGACTCGTAGTCGTCGACGCGGATGCGAACCTCGCCGGTCCGGATAATCGACCGACCGTCGGCGACGTTTTGGGTGGTGTCACCGGCGGTCGCACCGTCTTCGGCGCTCCCACTGCCGCCGCCGCTCTCTTGGACGGTCATCGACACGTCGGAGTCACCCCCACTCACCGCGGACCCGGCCGACCCGCCACAGCCGGCGAGGACGACCAGTACCGCGAGCATCGCGACGACCGTTCGTGAACGGTTCATGCTCCGGCGTACACGCCCCGACCGCAAAAACGCACACCAAAACACAAACGAGCGTTTGACCGACGATCACGGGTCCGTTTGTCACGGGAACGAACAATACAGTATATACGTTATTTTTATCCCGACATAATGGGATGCGTACTGTATGACGACCGACTCCGACTGCCACCACGCTCCGCTGTCGACGACTGCCGCGGCGAGGCGGGTCACCGGTGCGGTGCCGACGAGTGGCGACCGAACGGACGCGAGGCGATGAGCGAGCGAATCGACGACGCACTCGACGCCGTCGCGGCCGAGCGAGCGACGATTAGCGCCGAACGCGACGCGCTGTCGGCGTTCGACCGGCGCGTCGAGGAGTTGGAGGCGGTGACCGTCTCGGGCGGGCCGTCGCTGCTGGCCGACCAGCGCCAGTCGGACCGCTCGCTCGAACGCGTCCGCACGGCGTACGCAGAGACGCTGATGGCCGTCCCGCACTACGAATCAGAGTACGACGACACGCTCGCCGAGAGCCTCGCCGCCGAGTTCGGCGACGACTTGGCCGCGGCGCTGCTGAGCGGCGAGGCGCTGACGCCGACGATTCGGAACGCCGTCCGCGCCGCCGCGGCGGCCGCCCAAAACGAGCGTGAGGAGTTCCTCGACGTCTTGGACCGCGAAGCGGCGTCGCTCGAAGCCGCGGCCGCCGATATCGACGAGGTTCGCGCCGAGTTGCGAGCGCTCGACGACGGCCCGCTCTCGGCCCAGCGCTTCGACGAACTGCGGCGGCGCTGGCAGGGGGTTCGTGACCTCGAAGCCCGCGTCGACGGCATCGGGCGCCGGCGCCAAGAGACCATCCGCAGTCACCGGAGCGACCTGCCCGGCGTCCCGACCGACCTGAGCGAGTATCTCTACGCCGACCTGTCGTCGCCGTACCCGGTGCTCGCGACGCTGGCGACGGTTGGCGAGCGACTGACGGGGGCGCGACGGCGCGTCGAACGCGAATTGGCGGCGACGGCCTGACGGGAAACGTTGAGGTGGCCGCCCGCCCGACGGTGGGGTATGCGACCCGAAGACCTCCGGGCGTCGATTCCGGTCTGTGAGCGCGACGTCTACTTCAACACCGGCGCGTCCGGCCCGGCGCCCCGCCCCGTCGTCGAAGCGACGACCGACTTCCTCGAACACCACGAGTTCGTCGCTCCGGTCGCCGAGGGTGCCTACCCCGCCGCCTTCGAGGCGTTCGACGAGACGCGGGGCGTCGTCGCCGAGTTCCTAGGTGCCGACCCAGAGGAAATCGCCCTCACCGAGAGCACCGCGGACGGCATCGCGCGCGTCGCGGCCGCCATCGACTGGGACCCCGGCGACGTGGTCGTGCGGACCGACCTCGAACACTCCGCGGGCGTGGTCCCGTGGTGGAACCTCCGGGAACAGGGGGTCGAAGTCCGCGTCCTCGAAACCGAGGCGGGCCGAGTCGACCTCGACGAACTCGCCGCGGCCGTCGCGGACGCCCGCCTCCTCTGTCTGAACTCCATCACCTGGAACTACGGGACGCGCCTGCCCATCGCCGACATCGTCGACATCGCCCACGAACACGGGACGCTCGTCCTCGTCGACGGCGTCCAGTCGCCGGGACAGGTACCCATCGACGTGGAGGAGTGGGGCGCCGACTTCGTCGCCGCCGCGGGCCACAAGTGGCTCCTCGGGCCGTGGGGCGCCGGCTTCCTCTACGTCGACCGCGAGGTGGCCGACGACCTGACGCCCGGGGTCGTGGGCTATCGGAGCGTCGTCGACCCCGGCGCGACGGAGTTGGAACTCACCGCCGGCGCGCCACGCTTCGAAGTCGGCACCACGTCGCCTGCGCCCTACCGCGGGCTGACCGAAGCCATCGAGACCATCGAAGCGGTCGGCTACGACACCATCACGGGTCGCATCGAGCGGTTGACCGACCGGCTGAAAGACGGCCTCGGCGACCGGCTTCTCAGCCCGCGCGAGTACGAATCGGGGTTGGTGACGTTCACCGCGGACGACCCCGAGGGACTGGTCGACCGCCTCGCCGACGAGGGGATACACATCCGCTCGCTGCCGTATCCCGATGCGGTCCGGGCGTCGGTCCACGTCTTCAACACCGCGGGCGACGTGGACGCACTCCTCGACGCGCTGTAGGGCCCGGCACATATTTGCCGCGCCGACCGGAAGCCGTGTGCATGTTCGACCACCGCGCTGGAGGTGTCGCGTGAATCGCCTCGACCCCCGCGTTCGCGTCCTCTGGGTGGGACGGGCCGTCGTCACCGCTGTCGTGGTCGGCGTCGTCGCCGCAGTCGCGACGCTGCTGGTCGACGCCATCCCGTGGTGGACACCGGTCGTCGTCTCGCTGCTCGCCCTCGTCGTCGGCGTGAGCGTCGCGCTGGCGCGGTATCGGCTCTGGCGCTACGAGGTGCGTGACGACGCGCTCTATCTCGAACGCGGCGTGTTCACGCGCGTCCGAACGGTGGTTCCCTTCGTCCGCATCCAGCACGTCGACTCCTCGCGCGGGCCGCTGGAGCGTCTCGTCGGCCTCGCCAGCACCGTCGTCTACACCGCCGGCTCGCGGGGCGCCGACGTGACGATTCCCGGGCTGACACCGGGCGGCGCCGACGACCTGCGCGAGCGGTTGAAGCGCCTCGCCATCCGCGCGGAGGGCGAGGACGCCGTATGAGGCGGGCGCTCTCGCCGCGCTCGATTCCCTACCGCGTCGTCGAGCGCGGGGGCGGACTCCTCGTCACCGCCTTCTTTCTGTTCTCCAGCGCGTCGGCGATACTCGGTCCGCGCGGGGAACTCGTCGCGCTCGTCCTCGCCGGCCTCGCGGGCTGTCTCCTCGTCGGCTACGAGGTGGCCTACCACCGCCGATTCGCCTACGCGCTCACCGGCGACACGCTCGACATCCAGTCGGGCGTCATCGCTCGGCGGAGCCGCGAAATCCCCATCAAGCGCGTCCAGAACGTCGACATCAGCCGGAATATCGTCCAGCGACTGCTCAGCATCGCCGTCGTCGACTTCGAGACGGCGGGCGGAAGCGAGACGGAGGCGACCCTCCGCTGTGTCTCCTTCGAGGAAGCCAAGCGCCTCCAGCGAGAAGTGCGGCGACTGAAAGCCGGCGAAGCCGACGAAGAGAGCGCCGACGCCGAAACCGCGACGGCGACGAACGAGGGGACGGAGCTGTTCGCCCTCGCGCGCCGCGAACTCGCGCTCGTTGGTGCGCTGTCGTTCGACCTGCGGATTCCAGGCTTGCTGTTCGTCTTCCTCACTGGGGGTGTTCCCGTGCTGTCGTCGGTGCTGCCGTCCGGTTCGGAGCTGCCGGTCGTCGTCGCCGGTCTCGTGGCTGCCGTCGTCGTCGCCCTCGTCTCCTGGCTCGCGGGTGCGACCGTCGCCGTTCTCAACTACTACGACTTCCGGCTCTCCCGCGTCGGCGACGAACTCCAGTACGAACGCGGACTGCTGCGCCGGTACGACGGCTCCATCCCGCTGGACAAGGTGCAGACGCTGACGATCACCGACGACCCGCTGAAGCGGTACTTCGGCTACGCCTCGCTCCGCATCGGCACGGCGGGCTACGCGCCCGGTGCGGGCGAGAGCGGGTCGGAGGCCGCCATCCCCCTCGCGAACCGTGACCGCGTGTTCGCTCTCGCGAACCGAATCGAACCGTTCGGCTCGCCGTCGTTCGAGCGCCCGCCCAAGCGAGTGCGTCGTCGGTACACGCTCCGCTATCTCATCGTGCTCGGCCTCGTGACGGGGGTGCTCCACGGCGCCAGCCTCGTCTTCGGGTGGCCGTTCCCGTGGCCGACGGTCACGCCGCTCGTGCTGGCACCGCTCGCGCCCGTCGCCGCCCACCTCTCGTGGCGCCACCGCGGCGTCTGGCTCGGCGACCACCACGTCGTCACGCGGAACGGCTTCTTCCGGCGGCGCATCACGGTCGTGCCGTACTACCGCATCCAGACCGTCATCGACTCGCGGACGGTCTTCCAGCGACG
Proteins encoded in this window:
- a CDS encoding aminotransferase class V-fold PLP-dependent enzyme; the protein is MRPEDLRASIPVCERDVYFNTGASGPAPRPVVEATTDFLEHHEFVAPVAEGAYPAAFEAFDETRGVVAEFLGADPEEIALTESTADGIARVAAAIDWDPGDVVVRTDLEHSAGVVPWWNLREQGVEVRVLETEAGRVDLDELAAAVADARLLCLNSITWNYGTRLPIADIVDIAHEHGTLVLVDGVQSPGQVPIDVEEWGADFVAAAGHKWLLGPWGAGFLYVDREVADDLTPGVVGYRSVVDPGATELELTAGAPRFEVGTTSPAPYRGLTEAIETIEAVGYDTITGRIERLTDRLKDGLGDRLLSPREYESGLVTFTADDPEGLVDRLADEGIHIRSLPYPDAVRASVHVFNTAGDVDALLDAL
- a CDS encoding PH domain-containing protein, with the protein product MNRLDPRVRVLWVGRAVVTAVVVGVVAAVATLLVDAIPWWTPVVVSLLALVVGVSVALARYRLWRYEVRDDALYLERGVFTRVRTVVPFVRIQHVDSSRGPLERLVGLASTVVYTAGSRGADVTIPGLTPGGADDLRERLKRLAIRAEGEDAV
- a CDS encoding DUF4349 domain-containing protein, with amino-acid sequence MNRSRTVVAMLAVLVVLAGCGGSAGSAVSGGDSDVSMTVQESGGGSGSAEDGATAGDTTQNVADGRSIIRTGEVRIRVDDYESSRSNLTAAVEARGGYVADTTQQVHDSDGASWSSGQVVLRVPADNFSRTMTLVEREGTVLESRTSTQDVTDQVVDLQARLDNLRAQRDRLRQLYQNANDTEDVLAVEKRLSEVQTEIEQTEAQLQNLQRRVAYSTITVEMVEPRPDRPAPDHWYDTPVVAAFLESVHGVGVVLRATVVAGAYVAPYLLVFLTPFAVAGGLVYRYRKRLPGGGGGE
- a CDS encoding DUF7260 family protein, yielding MSERIDDALDAVAAERATISAERDALSAFDRRVEELEAVTVSGGPSLLADQRQSDRSLERVRTAYAETLMAVPHYESEYDDTLAESLAAEFGDDLAAALLSGEALTPTIRNAVRAAAAAAQNEREEFLDVLDREAASLEAAAADIDEVRAELRALDDGPLSAQRFDELRRRWQGVRDLEARVDGIGRRRQETIRSHRSDLPGVPTDLSEYLYADLSSPYPVLATLATVGERLTGARRRVERELAATA
- a CDS encoding PH domain-containing protein; this encodes MRRALSPRSIPYRVVERGGGLLVTAFFLFSSASAILGPRGELVALVLAGLAGCLLVGYEVAYHRRFAYALTGDTLDIQSGVIARRSREIPIKRVQNVDISRNIVQRLLSIAVVDFETAGGSETEATLRCVSFEEAKRLQREVRRLKAGEADEESADAETATATNEGTELFALARRELALVGALSFDLRIPGLLFVFLTGGVPVLSSVLPSGSELPVVVAGLVAAVVVALVSWLAGATVAVLNYYDFRLSRVGDELQYERGLLRRYDGSIPLDKVQTLTITDDPLKRYFGYASLRIGTAGYAPGAGESGSEAAIPLANRDRVFALANRIEPFGSPSFERPPKRVRRRYTLRYLIVLGLVTGVLHGASLVFGWPFPWPTVTPLVLAPLAPVAAHLSWRHRGVWLGDHHVVTRNGFFRRRITVVPYYRIQTVIDSRTVFQRRWGVATVTADTAGSASFVSRGAAAVDVDVATAETLRDELETRFRTALAARRGWGDDDGDGAAPSTDD